The region GTTATTAAACTTGGGGTTTAATGTTAATTAAGTACTTTTTTGAGGGTATAAAAGTACAGACTAACAGACAATAATACATTTTCACAATGCAATAATACAATATTTTCTGACAAAATGTATGAAAAATCGGATAAAATGCATTTTTATTAAAAAATAGCATCCTGATTTAGAGACAAGTATCTTTTAGTACATCACAAAAAAGGCGACCAAAATTGGTCGCCTTTTTTGTAATAAAAATTATATAAAAACTACTTTTTTAAGTCTGTAGTTGTTTTGTTAAGGGCTTTGCTCATTTCCATAGAAATTGCAGAACGGTCAAACTTTAACTTTCCAGACATCGTCTCAATAATACAACTGTTGTCTTTATCATTAAGGTCGGCAATCTTTCCGTGCATACCACTTTTTGTTATTACTTTATCACCACGCTTTAATGCAGAAGCAAATTGTTTTTCTTGTTTAGCGCGTTTCATCTGAGGTGCAATCATAAAGAAATACACTACAGCAAACATGGCTATAATCGGTAAAAATCCGCTAATTCCTTCCATTACTGCGTTACAGGTCCTAAGTTAGTGTTAGCTGCTGGCTTTGGTGCATTAGGATCTGGCTTAATAAAAGCAGTAATCTTAACAGATTCTTTTCCTGTTGCAGTATTTGCAGTAATATTAATCACTTTTGAGGTTTTATTAGCACCTTTTCCGTTAAATTTAACTGTAAATTTATCAGACTCTCCTACTGCTAATGGCTCTCTTGACCAATCTTTTGGTACAGTACATCCACAAGTACTTTTAATATCTGTAATAACTAAAGGTGCTTCTCCAGTGTTAGTGTAAGTAAATACAGTTTCTTGAGGTGTTCCAGAAATTATTTCTCCAAAATCGTGTTCTTTTTTATCAAATGTAATTACTGGTAATTTGTTAGATTTTGCATCTCTCTCTGCAGCTTCTGCTACATTTCCTGAATTAATTTTTGCTGTCGCATCTTCTTTACAAGATGTTAAGCTTATTAAGCAAATTGCGCTTAATAGAATCATTACTTTTTTCATAATACTTATTTTTAGATTTGGTGAAGTCTTTATGTAATGGACTTCTATTGTTTTAAATTTTGGATTGTAAAAATAATAATATTTTTTAACTACATCAATCCTCGACCAACTTTATTTAGTTTGCCTTGTTCTTGGTACTCTTTTAATAGTTTATCTAAAATACCATTAATAAAAATACTACTTTTTGGTGTAGAATATTCTTTGGCTATTTCCAGATATTCATTAATTGTGACTTTGGTTGGTATAGACGGGAAGTTTGTTAACTCGCTAATAGCCATTTTTAGTAATACTAAATCTAAGCTTGCAATACGCTCTGTATCCCAATTATTAGTTTTTCCTGCTATTTCTTCACCTAATTTAGATTGGTTTAGTAATGTTTTTTTAAACAAGTCTATTGCAAACTGTTTGTCTTCTACATCTTTATACAGTTTAGGTGTTAACAGATATGCATTGGAAGTTTCTTTTAATTTACGAAGCAACTTTACAATAGAAGTGTTAACCGTTGGTAAATCATCTAACCATGTTAAGTTTTTATCTTCTATATAGTCATATAACTTATCATTTGGTGCAATAATTTCTTTATATATATCAATTAAAAACTCCTTATCTTCCTTAAAAGTAGATGTCTTAGTTTGCATATAATCTTTATACAATTCACTTGCAACTATCGCTTTGTAAATAATATCTACATACTCATTATCTAACTGCCAATTATTAATTTTATTGGCTTCAAAAGCTGATTGTAACGCTTCGTTGTTAGCAATTAGCTGAAGTACCTGGTTATTTATAAATTTTTTATTTGGATTTTTTTCTTCTGGAGTCGCTAAGTGCTTTTTTTGGATATTTTCTAATTGAACTTTAGATTTTTTATTAATCTCAATAAGTAAGGACATCATCATCAAGTATAAATTATACATATTGTCTATACTGTATAATAAAAACTTCTGATCTTTTGAGAAATCGTCACTTTCTGTACCATTAAATGCATATAATACTTGCATTACTTTAACACGAATATGTCTTCTACTTAGCATACTTACAAAGAACTTTAAATTTCAATTGAGTTTGAAATACTTTTTTTTAATGAATTAAAAAGGCGAAAGTCTTAACTTTCGCCTTGCAAAAATAGTATAATTTATATGATATTTATTGCTGATTTTCTTTTTTTCTAGCTTCAATTCTACTTTTAGCAATATTCAATGCTGCTTGATGTGTAGTAATACCATTAGTATTGGCATTGTTTAAAATTTCTAAAGTAGTATTATAGATATTTTCGGTTTTACGCATAATCTCTTGCTTACCATAATTTTCAAGTTCTGCATAGACATTTATAATTCCACCAGCATTGATTAAAAAGTCTGGTGCATACACAATACCTTTTTGCTGTAATAATTGTCCATGCTTCAGCTCGTCAGCTAACTGATTATTAGCAGCTCCTGCAATAACTTTAGCTTGTATGGTATTAATTGTAGCATCATTGATAGTAGCACCTAAAGCACATGGTGCATAAATATCTACATTTTCGGCATAGATATTTGATCCATTATAAATAGTGGCACCATACTTATTACTAATAGATTCTAAACGCTCCTCGCTGATATCATCAATAATAACTTTTGCTCCATCATTAGTTAAATGCTCTACTAAAGATTCACCTACATGACCAATACCTTGTACAATTACCGTTTTATCCTCTAAAACATCTGTTCCAAATTTGTATTTAGCAGCAGCTTTCATACCCATAAATACACCATATGCAGTAATTGGTGACGGATTACCTGCTCCACCTTTAGCTTCAGAAATACCTGTAACGTAAGGTGTAACATCTCTTACTAAATCCATATCTGCAGTTTCCATACCAACATCTTCAGCAGTAATGTATTTTCCGCTTAAACTGTGTACAAATTCCCCAAAACGCTTCATTAACTCTGGAGTTTTCTGTGTTTTAGCATCACCTATAATAACTGCTTTTCCTCCACCTAGATTTAAACCAGTAATAGCAGATTTAAAGGTCATACCTCTTGATAAACGCAGAACATCGTTTAGTGCTTCCCACTCGTTAGCATATTGCCACATTCTAGTTCCTCCTAATGCAGGTCCTAAAACCGTATTATGTATTCCAATTATTGCTTTTAATCCTGTATCTTTGTCATTGCAAAAAACGACTTGTTCGTGATTGTCAAATGATAATTGCCCAAAAACAGGATCTGCTTTTGATAATTGATTAGTGTTAATTAATTCTGAAACCATTTAATAAACATTTAATTAATGTATAAATATTATGTTATTTATAAAATAAGCACGCAAAATTAATTCATAATTAATATTAAAACAATTATTAGCATTCAAAATTGCGAAATTGTTAAAAACTTTCGAAACCACCATTTATATTAAATGAAAGAATTACAGCATCTAAACAAATACTTTTATAAATATAGAGTCCAAATTATAATAGGTATCTTAATTACCATTGGCTCTAAATTGTTTACCGTTTTTGTACCAAAATTTATAGGGTCAATTATAGATGTTGTTAATAACCAGCTACTTCAACCTGACATTGACGAAACGGTTTACAAAGCAGAATTATTAAAATTTATTTTGCTTCTACTTGGATCTGCTGTACTCTCAGGAATTTTAACCTTTTGGATGCGTCAAACCATTATTAACGTGTCACGTTATATTGAGTTTGATTTAAAAAATGAGATTTATCAACAATACCAAAAACTGTCCTTAAATTTTTACAAAAAGAACAGAACTGGCGATTTAATGAATCGTATTAGCGAAGATGTTGGTAAAGTCCGTATGTACGCTGGTCCAGCTATTATGTATAGCATCAATACACTAACACTATTTGCTGTAGCATTGGTATTTATGTTTAGACAAGCACCAATGTTAACCTTATACACTATTATACCATTACCCATTTTATCTGTGATTATCTATAAAATAAGTTCTGAAATCCACAAACGCAGCACCATAGTTCAACAATATTTATCTAAACTATCTACATTCTCTCAAGAGACGTTTAGCGGAATTTCAGTAATAAAAGCTTACGGAATAGAACCCGAAACCTTTACTAATTTTGACGAATTATCTGAAACAAGTAAAGACAAGCAACTAAACTTAGTACGTATTCAAGCCTTATTTTTTCCGATGATGATTTTATTAATTGGATTAAGTAATGTGTTAGTTATATACATTGGAGGAAAACAATATATGAATGGCGAAATAAGTTTAGGTACCATTTCGGAATTTATTATGTATGTTAACTTATTGACTTGGCCAGTTGCAACAGTTGGTTGGGTAACTTCTATTGTACAAGAAGCAGAAGCCTCTCAAAAACGAATCAATGAGTTTTTAAAAACCAAGCCAGAAATACAAAATAATAGTAACGAACTGTCTGACATCAAAGGTGATATAGAGTTTAAAAATGTATCATTTACTTATGACGACACTAATATACAGGCACTAAAAGAAATTAGTTTTAAGGTGAATTCTGGCGAAACCTTAGCAATTATAGGAAAAACTGGCTCTGGAAAATCTACAGTTTTAGATTTAGTGGGACGTTTATACGATGTGGACACAGGTGAAATACGTATCGATAACCAACCTATCGAATCCCTAAACTTATACAGCCTACGTGATGCAACTGGATACGTTCCACAAGATGCTTTTTTGTTTAGTGATACCATTAATAACAATATAAAATTTGGTAAAGAAAATGCTACTGATATCGAAGTTATTGAAGCAGCCAAACTAGCACAAGTACATAAAAATATTATTAAATTTAATAACAAATACGATACTGTTTTAGGTGAACGTGGAATCACACTTTCAGGTGGTCAAAAACAACGTGTTTCTATAGCCAGAGCTATTATTAAAAAGCCTCAAATCATGTTATTTGATGACTGCTTATCTGCAGTAGATACTGAAACAGAAGAAAAGATTTTAAATAATCTAAAAACTATTACCGAAGGTAAAACAACTATAATTGTTAGTCACAGAATATCTTCTGCTAAAAATGCAGACCAAATTATAGTATTGGATGATGGACACATTGTACAATCAGGTACGCATGAAGAGCTTATAAATATTGACGGTTACTATAAAGAGCTATATTTAAAAACGACCAAATAAAAAGAATTGTTCTAAAATGTTGTGTCATTCAACTTTTTTTTTGATTTTTGAGATTAAGAATTAACTAACAAATAAATTCAAATTATGCGCAATAACGAGATGATGGAGAAGGAAGAAATTTTTTCGAAAGTATTAAGAGCAGGACGACGTACTTACTTTTTTGATGTAAGAGCTACTAAAGCAGATGATTATTACTTAACTATCACGGAAAGTAAAAAGTTTACTAATGATGATGGATCGTTTCATTACAAAAAACATAAAATCTATTTATACAAAGAAGATTTTAATGAATTTAATGATATTTTAAAAGAAATGACGGATTACATCATTACTGAAAAAGGAGATGAAGTAATTAGCGAGCGTCACCAAAAGGACTTTAAAAAAGAATACGATACACCAAAAGCAGAATCAACTGAAGATACTGCAAGTACAGAGTCTACTGATGCATCAAGTGCTGAAAGCAGATTTACTGATGTAGATTTTGATGATATTTAAAAAAATACAATTATAGTTTTATTACTAAAGGTCAATTTTAATAAAAATTGACCTTTTTTTATGACTTTATGTAAACTAGCATTAATAGTATTATAATGCTAAACCCAATACTTGCTATTATTAGCCCAAACGCATAAAATAATATTACACATAAAACCAAAACCCATAAAGGAACCAAAGTTAAACAGATCGCAAATCTAAAGGTCGATAAAAACTCTTCTTCATCAACTTTAGGTTTGACTAAGGTCCTCCAAATAATAACTGGAACACATAATATAAGATACACCAAGGGTTGTAATAATATTTTGATAAAGGAAGCCTTATTAGGCTTAGACACACAGTTTTCAAACCCATTATCAATGCAAGCATTAACTTGCTCTGGATTAGTAAAATCAACATTTAAATCTTGTAACTGTTGTAATGTGGCTTCATAATTAGTCTCAGGAATTTGAGTGGTCAATTTACTCATTGCCTCAAAAACATCTTGTTTTAATAGATTAGTAGCTTCGACTGTACTTAAATTATTATACGATGAAGATAAGATTGGCTGTCCAAAGTAAATAGACACACGACTACCTTTTTCTTTTATATTTTCATAATTAAACCCAACTGGAATAAGGTAAATAGTTTGATCGGGAAACTTTTCAGCAAACTCTAAAATAATTCTAGTAAACCCTTTACTTAAAGGTCTAACGCGTCTAACTAAATTATGGCTACCTTCAGGAAAAATAGTAATTGCGTTATTATTGCTTAGCAATTGAACACTTTTATTAAAAATTAAATTATTTTTAGTTATAGTGCTCCAACCATCTCTAACACGATAAACCGGAAGCATATTTAAGCTTTTTAATAAGCGACTTACTAATGGTTTTTTAAATACTGCAGCTCTGGTTAAGTAATAACAAAATCGTCCAGATTGGGTTGCAATTAATAAAGGGTCTAATAAAGCATTTTGATGATTACCTAAGAATAAAACAGGTTGTGTTTTAGGTATGTTGGTTTTTCCTTTTATGATGATTTTTTTATAATAAAAAAACATTCCTATTTGGATGTATAATCGTACACTATGTAACCATAAAGACTTCAAAATAAATACTAATTTTTATTAGTTTTAGACCAGAAAAACGCCAATATCAATCCAGATACAATATGCCAAATTCCCCAAAAGGCAACTAAAACAGCCATTCCACCCAAGCCATTAAAAAAAGTAAACACTAGCAACAGACCTAAACCAGAATTTTGAATTCCAGTTTCTATACTTAACGTTTTTTGATTTTTAAAAGATAGTCTAAATAGTTTAGCTATACCAAAACCTAGTAGTAAAGCTAAAATATTATGACCAATACCTATTGCTAACACATGATGTATAAAACCTATAAACACCTCTAAATTTTTAGAAAACGCAATAACAACAATACTAATAAAAATCAAGATAGATATTGGTTTTAAAATAGTGGAGAGCTTAACTGCTAGTTTAGGCTTATAATTATTGAATAGCATACCTAATAGTAACGGAATACCAAGAATTAAAATCATAATCTTAAAAATATCCATAGGATGCAGTGTTACAGCTTTTAAAATAGTAGCTGTAGGTTGATAAAAGTTTCCATACAACTGAAAATTAAATGGTGTAAAAAACAAAGCTAAAGCAGATGCAAAAGCTGTTAAACTTACAGATAATGCGGTGTTACCTTTGGACAAATGAGTCATAAAATTACTAATGTTTCCACCAGGACAAGCTGCTACCATAAACATACCTAAAGCTATACTTGGTACAGGATTAATTAATATTACAAGAAAAAAGGTTACTAATGGTAATACTATAAACTGAGATAATAACCCAATAAGGATAGGTTTAGGTTGCTTAAATAGCTGTTTAAAATCTTTAATATTAATACCTAAAGCCACGCCAAACATTACAATTGCCAATGCTATATTAAGCATAAACAATCCGTTAGCATCAAATTGGACTTGTGCTTGATTAACGTCTAGCATAAATTAAGATACGACTGTTCCATTAGGCACTTTATTTTCTGGATTAAGTAAAATAACATCTTTATTATTAACTGCTCCAAGCACTAAGCACTCACTCATAAATGTAGCAATTTGCTTTTTAGGAAAGTTTACTACAGCTATTATCTGTTTATTTAGCAAGTCATCTTTTGTATATAAAGCAGTAATTTGTGCGCTACTTTTTTTAATGCCTAAATCTCCAAAATCTATAGTTAGTTGATACGCTGGGTTTTTAGCTTCAGGAAAATCGATAACCTCAACAATAGTCCCTACTCGTAAATCTACTTTAGTAAAATCGTCAAATTGAATGGTATGACTCATAGAATTAGTTAGTTATTAGTATGCAATTTAATGTTTTATATTGAAACCAATAAAATGAATATTTAGATGACACTATGAATCAAGCTCAAAACCATTTAGCGAGACCAACACATCGTAAATATTTAATAACAAAAAAAGCTTCTCTAAAAAAAGAAGCTTTTTGCTTTTGGGTGGAAGACCGGGTTCGAACCGGCGACTTTCGGTACCACAAACCGACGCTCTAACCAGCTGAGCTACAACCACCATTTGTGTGCATTAAATAATGCGTGTGCAAAGGTAAATTATTTAGTAGTTATTGCAAACGTTTTTATTAAAATTTTTATTTTAAATCAAATAAACTATCTACTGCAACGTAACGCTCTACAGTAAAGCCTTCTGCATAATCTACGTGTATTAATCGTCCTAAATCTCTTGCTCTGTAAGTCACACTATCTGTAAAATTTTTACTTGATATAGGTGTTTCTGGCTCTTTGCTACTAGGATCAAAAAATTGAGTTTTATAGGCTAACACGCTTTTTAATTTTACATCCATAAAATCTGATACATCAACCACAACATCTGGAGTTATATTTTTCCATTGAATATAATGATAGACTTGTTTTGGTCGATATTGCTTTTGTTGCTGACCATTATATGTGGTTTCAATTTTAATTAATCCACTTAAAAAACATGCATCACTAATAAGCTTACTGCCTTTACTATGATCTATATGTCTGTCGTCAATAGCATTACACAACACTATTTCTGGTTGATACTTGCGTATCATTTTAATAACTTCTAATTGATGTTGCTTGTCATTTACAAAAAAACCATCTGCAAATCCAAGGTTTTCTCTATGTGAAACTCCTAAAATATTTTTAGCGTCTTCAGCTTCAGATTGTCGTGTAATGTCTGTTCCACGAGTACCCAATTCTCCTTTAGTTAAATCTACAATCGCTACAGTTTTTCCGTTAGCAATTTCTTTAGCTATTGTAGCTCCTGCTCCTAACTCGACATCATCAGGATGTGCACCAAATGCTAGTATATCTACTTTCATATATTATTTATTATTCCAATCTTGTTGTTCTTCTTTGTTTAAAAACGTCCAAGCTACTATCCTACTCTTTTTATTTCCAATATTCATTCCAATAGTTAATACAGCTGTTGCGCCTAATTTTTTTAGAGATTGATTTATAGTTTTTACATTATCCTTGTTAGACACTAAACTAGTGTACCAAAAGCTATCTGTTTTTTTTAATGAGCTTTCATATAAATACGTATGTAAAAAAGCCTTCTCACCTCCTTTATACCAAAGCTCGTGTGCTTGACCAGCAAAGTTGCGTACCATCTCATCTGTAGGTTGTCCTAATCCTTTTAACTTTCGTTTTGTTGCTGCTAGTGCATCTGCTTCATTTTTAAAAAAAGGTGGATTACACATGGTAACTGTAACTTTATCTTTTTTGGTTAAAACACCTTCCAGAACATGAGACGTGTCATTTTGATGTCTTAATGTTATCTTTTCTTGCAGATTATTTTGATTGATAATATTTTGTGCAATTGCCAATGCCTCTTTATTACTGTCAACTCCAATAAAATTCCATCCATATTCTGAAGTACCTAACAAAGGATAAATGCAATTGGCTCCTGTACCAATATCCATAACTATGACGTTTTCATTAATTTTAGAACGCTCTAGCAAATCTGCTATATGATGGATATAATCTACGCGACCAGGAATTGGAGGACATAAAAAATGATCTGGAAACTCCCAATAATTGATATTATAGTGCTCTTTTAACAACGCTGTATTTAAAGCTTTTACTGCTTTAGGGTTAGCAAAGTCTATAGTCTTTTTGTTGGTAGCATTAGTAAAAATATAAGGTTGTAAGTTTGGATAGACTATGACCAATTGATCAAAATTATAATTATCTGTGTGCTTATTTTTTTTGTGCATTGTATTGTAATTATAGATTTTGAATGGCTTGTAAAATATCTGTTTTTAAATCTTTAACGTCTTCTATTCCAACTGAAAATCTGATTAATCCATCAGTAATTCCAACCGCTTCGCGTTGTTCTTGAGTTAATAATGAATGAGACGTTTGTGCAGGTGATAGCATTGTACTTTCAATACCTGCTAAACTCATTGACGATTTTATTAAATGTAATTGCTTCATAAATTGATTAGAATCTATCGAGTCTAATAATTCAAAGGATAACATAGCTCCAAACCCTTTCATTTGTGAGGCTGCTAATTGATGCTCTGGATGCGACTTTAGTCCTGGATAGTAAACCTGTTTAACAAATGCTTGCTTATTTAACCATTTAGCTAACTTCATAGCGTTTTTGGTTTGTGCTTTAACACGTAAACCCATGGTTTTCATACTACGCTCTAACATCCAGACTGTAAAATCGCTTAAACTTCCTCCATAGTTTTTAGACACATTCCATATTTTATCCATATGACTTTTACTTCCAGCAACAGCTCCTGCACAAATATCACTATGACCTCCAAAATACTTAGTTGCAGAATGCATGATTAAATCTATACCAAAATCTGCTGGATTTTGGTTAACAGGACTAGCAAATGTATTATCAATACTTGTCACAATGTTTCTTTGCTTAGCTAAGGTAGCAATAGCTTTAATATCTGTGATAGTTAGTAACGGATTTGATGGTGTTTCTATATGTATCAACTTGGTGTTGGGCTGGATTGCTGCCTCAAAATCTTCAACTTTATATCCATTGGTAAACGTAAATTTTATATTGAGTTTAGGAAATTCTTCTCTAATAAAATTAGTTGTACCACCATACAAGGTATTTTGTACAACAATATGATCACCCGATTTTAAAAAAGCTAAAAACATATGGCTAATAGCAGCCATTCCGGAACCAAAAATCATAGCAGTATCTGTATGCTCTAAAGCTGCAATCTTTTTAGCTAAGTATTCTTGATTTGGTGTATTAAAATAACGAGGATAACGTTTGACATCTACATCCATAAACTCATAAGATGACGATAAATAAATAGGTGAAATTGCACCTTTAAACTGGTTGTCAGGTACTTCTCCTACGTGCGTACATACAGTATTTAGACCAACGTTTTTAGATTTCATTTTTAGACAGTGATTTAAAAGTTCTAAATTACTAATTAAAAAGATGAATATTAAATTGTAATGACATTAAAACTGACTGATTACATGTTTTAACGTGTCTTTAACGGAGTTTTCAGGATTAATTTTGTATACTATTAACATGATAGCACAAGATAAAGAAACACACGAAGACATTTTAAAACAATCTATTAACCATTTAGAATTTTTAGGTTACGAAAACATTAAAGCAGATCTAGAAGGTTATGAGCAACCTAAAGCATTTGTAAAAAAAGAAAATGATTTGGTCATGACTCCAGATATTACAGCTTATAAACGTACCAAAAAATATTTTTTTGAATTAGGTATCAAAAGCGAAAAACCAAAGCTACTAAAAACCAAATGGCGACTATTAGATGTTGTAACTAGAATGAAAGATCAGCGATTTAAAATTATTACAACTAGAGGTCATTATAGTTTTACCAATAAAATATTAAATGATTTGAATCTGGATAAAACTTTGATTAAAATCTAAACAAAATAAAAAAACAGCTTCCGCTGTTTTTTTTATTTCTCTTTATTTTTTTTATTAATAATAGCTCTTAGCTTTTCCTTTCTTAGAGCTTCTTCCTTTTTCTTCTTATTGATTTTTCTAGCCATTAAATTGGAGTGCTTTGCCTTGTTTTTTGTATTTTTTTGACCTTTAGGTTTAGGCATTTCTATTTTTTTGAAGCTTTTAACAAAGCGTTTTGCTCTTCCATTAAATCAGATAATTTTGCTAAAAGCTCGATATCTTTTGGTGTTTTTACCGTTTTATTTTTTACATCTTGAGATTTATCCCGCAATTTATTCATGGCTTTTACCACTAAAAAAACCGTTAACCCTACGATTAAAAAGTCTAACACAACTTCAAACAGTTCTCCATAATATATTGCAACTTCTTCTGTTGTAGTTTTACCTTTACTATTTAAAACCTCTTCTCTTAATATGTAGCGTTTATTTTGAAAGTTTAAGCCATCAGTCATTAACGATAATGGTGGTAAAAACACTTTTTTTACTAATACATCTATCACTTTATTAAAGGATGCACCTATTATAATACCAATAGCCATATCCATCATATTGCCTTTAACAGCAAATTCTTTGAATTCTTTTAGAAATTTCATTAAAAAATAAATTTGATTAGGAAACTCACCGAGCTGAGTTAGTTATTGATTACGAGTTTTATTATAGGCTCTTACCATAACCAAAGCC is a window of Olleya sp. YS DNA encoding:
- a CDS encoding PLP-dependent aspartate aminotransferase family protein — protein: MKSKNVGLNTVCTHVGEVPDNQFKGAISPIYLSSSYEFMDVDVKRYPRYFNTPNQEYLAKKIAALEHTDTAMIFGSGMAAISHMFLAFLKSGDHIVVQNTLYGGTTNFIREEFPKLNIKFTFTNGYKVEDFEAAIQPNTKLIHIETPSNPLLTITDIKAIATLAKQRNIVTSIDNTFASPVNQNPADFGIDLIMHSATKYFGGHSDICAGAVAGSKSHMDKIWNVSKNYGGSLSDFTVWMLERSMKTMGLRVKAQTKNAMKLAKWLNKQAFVKQVYYPGLKSHPEHQLAASQMKGFGAMLSFELLDSIDSNQFMKQLHLIKSSMSLAGIESTMLSPAQTSHSLLTQEQREAVGITDGLIRFSVGIEDVKDLKTDILQAIQNL
- the mscL gene encoding large conductance mechanosensitive channel protein MscL, translated to MKFLKEFKEFAVKGNMMDMAIGIIIGASFNKVIDVLVKKVFLPPLSLMTDGLNFQNKRYILREEVLNSKGKTTTEEVAIYYGELFEVVLDFLIVGLTVFLVVKAMNKLRDKSQDVKNKTVKTPKDIELLAKLSDLMEEQNALLKASKK